Proteins encoded in a region of the Vicia villosa cultivar HV-30 ecotype Madison, WI linkage group LG5, Vvil1.0, whole genome shotgun sequence genome:
- the LOC131606111 gene encoding uncharacterized protein LOC131606111 → MTPEIILPKDCWEYIFTLLNDGDDDGNNRFLTVHSLSAVSKQLLSLTGRRKLHFTISNQTVPFLPSLLRRFSNLTSIDLTRFRGNLDAILYQIAALQLPLKYINISNRPTIPANGLRILGRKIKTLTSLICSHVGSIFKSDLIVIADCLPLLEELDLSFHQFIDIGDFGIDSLSLALPKLRKVNLSGSFYIKEVSVFYLCKNCKFIEEVVMFRCTFVIKDGVDSKLGDKPKIIQYPGWFGEAFAPRGRRSSFAEPCPPRIHHSPIIEIGRSIFDQACSPEELQL, encoded by the exons atGACACCAGAAATTATTTTACCAAAAGATTGCTGGGAATATATCTTCACACTCCTCAACGACGGCGATGACGACGGAAACAACCGTTTCCTAACCGTACACTCTCTCTCCGCCGTCTCCAAACAGCTACTCTCCTTAACCGGCCGTCGAAAACTCCATTTCACAATCTCAAACCAAACCGTCCCTTTCCTTCCCAGTCTCCTCCGCCGCTTCTCCAATCTCACCTCCATCGACCTCACCCGCTTCCGCGGTAACCTCGATGCGATTCTCTACCAAATCGCCGCTCTCCAATTACCTCTCAAATACATCAATATCTCTAACCGTCCCACAATTCCCGCAAATGGGTTGCGAATTTTGGGTAGAAAGATCAAAACTTTAACCTCGTTGATTTGTTCTCATGTTGGTTCTATCTTTAAATCTGACCTAATTGTTATTGCTGATTGTTTACCTTTGCTTGAGGAACTTGATCTTAGTTTTCATCAGTTTATTGATATTGGTGATTTTGGTATAGATTCTCTTTCTTTAGCACTTCCTAAACTTCGTAAGGTTAATCTCTCTGGTAGTTTCTATATTAAGGAGGTTTCGGTTTTTTATCTTTGTAAAAACTGTAAATTTATTGAAGAGGTTGTTATGTTTCGATGCACATTCGTAATCAAAGATGGTGTTGATTCTAAGCTcggtgataaaccaaaaattattcagtaTCCAGGATGGTTTGGGGAAGCTTTTGCTCCAAG AGGAAGAAGATCTAGCTTTGCCGAACCTTGTCCTCCAAGGATACATCATTCACCTATAATTGAAAT AGGAAGATCTATCTTTGATCAAGCTTGTTCTCCAGAGGAGCTTCAACTATAG